The proteins below are encoded in one region of Desulfuromonadales bacterium:
- a CDS encoding serine hydrolase: MLRILLVILLVFSILPARAQAPLPPLEACADQVLQQGLEDSLAALKLDQAVRNKSLCVALVDITDPESPRLASVNGDRMMYAASLPKIAILFGAFDRIEKGELTLTGALREKLTRMIRNSSNQAATEMLNLVGKDYLARLLESPRYRLYDPEMNGGLWVGKDYGKASAWKRDPLHNLSHGATAFQVARFYYLLETGRLVSPEMSREMKEILGQPAIHHKFVKGLEQAGRAAKIYRKSGTWQNFHADSGIIEHDGHRYIAVALAKDPDGGQWLSKLIVSLDNLICRPRG; encoded by the coding sequence ATGCTGCGTATCCTGCTGGTGATTCTGCTCGTTTTCTCGATCCTGCCGGCTCGGGCCCAGGCCCCGCTGCCGCCTCTGGAGGCCTGTGCCGACCAGGTTCTGCAGCAGGGGCTGGAAGATTCTCTGGCAGCCCTCAAGCTGGACCAGGCCGTCCGCAACAAATCCCTCTGCGTAGCGCTGGTCGACATCACCGATCCCGAGTCGCCGCGCCTGGCGTCGGTCAACGGCGACAGGATGATGTATGCCGCCAGCCTGCCGAAAATCGCCATCCTGTTCGGAGCTTTCGACCGGATCGAGAAGGGGGAGCTGACCCTGACCGGCGCCCTCCGGGAGAAGCTGACCCGGATGATCCGCAACTCCTCCAACCAGGCCGCCACCGAAATGCTGAACCTGGTCGGCAAGGACTACCTGGCCCGCCTCCTGGAATCGCCCCGCTACCGCCTCTACGACCCCGAAATGAACGGCGGGCTCTGGGTCGGCAAGGACTACGGCAAGGCCTCCGCCTGGAAACGCGACCCGCTGCACAACCTCTCCCATGGCGCCACCGCCTTCCAGGTCGCCCGGTTTTACTACCTGCTCGAAACCGGTCGCCTGGTTTCCCCCGAAATGAGCCGGGAAATGAAGGAAATTCTCGGCCAGCCGGCCATTCACCACAAGTTCGTCAAGGGGCTCGAGCAGGCCGGGCGTGCTGCGAAGATCTACCGCAAATCCGGGACCTGGCAAAATTTTCACGCCGACAGCGGCATCATCGAACACGACGGGCACCGCTACATCGCCGTCGCCCTGGCCAAAGACCCGGACGGCGGGCAATGGCTCAGCAAGCTCATCGTCTCCCTCGACAATCTCATCTGCCGTCCCCGCGGCTGA
- a CDS encoding Hsp20/alpha crystallin family protein, translating into MAIVKWDPLRELRAMQEQMNRLFEMSRDRTFGEPFEQGLWQPPVDIYEDDREVVVKMEVPEVEQKDIDVHIEEGTLIIQGERKLEREEKKQNYHRIERSYGTFRRSFSLPGTVDQGEVSATCEKGVLKVVLPKKGAGQSRHIEVEIK; encoded by the coding sequence ATGGCGATCGTGAAATGGGACCCGCTGCGCGAGCTGCGGGCGATGCAGGAGCAGATGAACCGGTTGTTCGAGATGAGCCGCGACCGCACTTTTGGCGAACCCTTCGAACAGGGGCTCTGGCAGCCGCCGGTCGACATCTACGAGGACGACCGGGAGGTGGTGGTGAAGATGGAGGTGCCCGAGGTCGAACAGAAAGACATCGACGTGCACATCGAGGAGGGAACCCTGATCATCCAGGGGGAGCGCAAGCTCGAGCGGGAGGAGAAAAAGCAAAATTACCACCGCATCGAACGCAGCTACGGCACCTTCCGCCGCAGCTTTTCCCTGCCGGGCACCGTGGATCAGGGGGAGGTCAGCGCCACCTGCGAAAAAGGGGTGCTCAAGGTCGTGCTGCCGAAAAAGGGGGCCGGCCAGTCGCGGCACATCGAGGTGGAAATTAAATAA
- a CDS encoding DMT family transporter → MNNPLLYILLALATGICIPTQAGINSQLSHLTRSPTLAAGVSFAVGTVCLALYVITTRIPLPPVAGLGAAPWWVWSGGALGAFFVASTIFLVPKLGATTMLALVLAGQMLTSLLLDHFGAFAFPVHPISLPRVLGVFMVAAGVVLIQKY, encoded by the coding sequence ATGAATAATCCCCTGCTCTACATCCTTCTCGCTCTCGCTACGGGGATCTGTATCCCCACCCAGGCCGGCATCAATTCCCAACTCAGCCACTTGACCCGTTCGCCCACCCTCGCCGCCGGAGTCTCCTTCGCTGTCGGCACAGTTTGCCTGGCTCTATACGTCATCACGACCCGTATCCCCCTTCCTCCCGTGGCAGGCCTCGGCGCCGCCCCTTGGTGGGTCTGGAGCGGGGGCGCACTCGGCGCTTTTTTTGTCGCCAGCACCATCTTCCTGGTTCCCAAGCTCGGCGCCACCACCATGCTGGCCCTGGTCCTGGCCGGTCAGATGCTCACCTCTCTTCTCCTTGACCACTTCGGCGCATTCGCCTTTCCGGTTCATCCGATCAGTCTGCCGCGCGTCCTCGGCGTCTTCATGGTCGCGGCGGGGGTTGTCCTGATTCAGAAATACTGA
- a CDS encoding aconitate hydratase, which produces MAKNLTHKILEAHLAAGRLVPGEEIAIKIDQTLLQDATGTMAMLEFEALGLDRVKVDLAAQYVDHNLLQTDNKNADDHRFLQTACARYGIHFSRPGNGVSHQVHMERFGRPGLTMIGADSHTPGAAGVSMLAIGAGGLDVALAMAGHPYHFPCPKVLGVKLTGKLPDWVSAKDVILEMLRRYDVKGCVGKIVEYYGPGVKTLSATDRETIGNMGTELGATTSIFPSDERTREYLQAQGRGDAWQELAADDGCAYDEYEEIDLSKVEPLIACPTSPGNVKTVREVAGIKVDQAIVGSSVNSSYRDLMVTTKIVEGRHSHPDTSFHINPGSRQVLENVAEQGGVMALLLAGARIHQSGCLGCIGMGQAPGTGQVSLRTFPRNFPGRSGTKDDQVYLCSPETAAAAALRGVITDPRDLGREMAYPRIQDPEKYLVDESSILFPAAELQKTEVVRGPNIRKLPDFDPLPADLEAEVVLRVEDNISTDGIMPAGNKVLPLRSNIEAISEFVFYQIAPDFSRECKQKGNVVVIGGDNYGQGSSREHAALAPRYLGVRAKIVKSFARIHKANLCNFGILPLTFKNPDDYNLFEKGKKVVFPNVRKHLEAGDVEIPVEIDGKTVITLLEVSDRQRQHLIAGGTLNFVKSRLGK; this is translated from the coding sequence ATGGCAAAAAACCTCACGCACAAGATTCTCGAGGCGCACCTGGCGGCAGGGCGTCTCGTTCCCGGCGAGGAGATCGCCATCAAGATCGACCAGACACTGCTGCAGGACGCCACGGGTACCATGGCGATGCTCGAATTCGAGGCGCTGGGACTTGACCGCGTCAAGGTCGACCTGGCCGCTCAGTATGTCGACCACAATCTGCTGCAGACCGACAACAAGAACGCCGACGACCACCGGTTTCTGCAGACCGCCTGCGCCCGCTACGGCATCCACTTCAGCCGGCCGGGCAACGGCGTCTCCCACCAGGTGCACATGGAGCGCTTCGGCCGCCCCGGTCTGACCATGATCGGCGCCGACAGCCACACGCCGGGCGCTGCCGGGGTCTCGATGCTGGCCATCGGCGCCGGCGGCCTCGACGTGGCGCTGGCGATGGCCGGCCATCCCTACCACTTCCCCTGCCCCAAGGTGCTTGGGGTGAAGCTGACGGGGAAGCTTCCCGACTGGGTGAGCGCCAAGGACGTCATCCTCGAGATGCTGCGCCGCTACGACGTCAAGGGGTGCGTCGGCAAGATCGTCGAATACTACGGGCCGGGGGTGAAGACCCTCTCCGCCACCGACCGCGAGACGATCGGCAACATGGGGACGGAGCTGGGAGCGACCACCTCCATCTTCCCCTCGGACGAACGGACCCGCGAGTACCTGCAGGCCCAGGGGCGCGGCGACGCCTGGCAGGAGCTGGCCGCCGACGACGGTTGCGCCTACGACGAGTATGAGGAAATCGACCTGTCGAAGGTCGAGCCGCTGATCGCCTGTCCCACCTCGCCGGGCAACGTCAAGACCGTGCGCGAGGTGGCCGGCATCAAGGTCGACCAGGCGATCGTCGGCTCCTCCGTCAACTCCTCCTACCGCGACCTGATGGTGACGACGAAAATTGTCGAGGGGCGCCATTCTCACCCGGACACCTCCTTCCACATCAACCCGGGCAGCCGCCAGGTGCTGGAAAACGTGGCCGAACAGGGCGGCGTAATGGCGCTGCTGCTGGCCGGGGCGCGCATCCACCAGTCCGGCTGCCTCGGCTGCATCGGCATGGGTCAGGCGCCCGGCACCGGCCAGGTTTCCCTGCGCACCTTCCCGCGCAACTTCCCGGGACGCTCCGGGACCAAGGACGACCAGGTCTACCTCTGCTCGCCGGAGACCGCGGCGGCGGCCGCCCTCAGGGGGGTAATCACCGATCCGCGCGACCTCGGCCGGGAGATGGCTTACCCGCGCATCCAGGACCCCGAGAAATACCTGGTCGACGAGTCGTCGATCCTCTTCCCTGCCGCCGAACTGCAGAAGACCGAGGTGGTGCGGGGGCCCAACATCAGGAAGCTGCCCGACTTCGACCCCCTGCCTGCGGACCTGGAGGCCGAGGTGGTGCTCAGGGTCGAGGACAACATCTCCACCGACGGCATCATGCCGGCCGGCAACAAGGTGCTGCCGCTGCGCTCCAACATCGAGGCGATCAGCGAGTTCGTCTTCTACCAGATCGCCCCGGATTTCTCCCGGGAATGCAAGCAGAAGGGGAACGTCGTGGTCATCGGCGGCGACAACTACGGTCAGGGCTCCAGTCGCGAGCATGCCGCCCTGGCGCCCCGCTATCTCGGCGTGCGGGCCAAGATCGTCAAGAGCTTCGCCCGCATCCACAAGGCCAACCTCTGCAATTTCGGCATCCTGCCGCTCACCTTCAAGAACCCGGACGATTACAATTTGTTCGAAAAGGGAAAGAAGGTGGTCTTTCCGAATGTCAGGAAACACCTGGAGGCCGGGGATGTCGAGATCCCGGTCGAGATCGACGGCAAGACCGTCATCACCCTGCTGGAGGTTTCCGACCGCCAGCGCCAGCACCTGATCGCGGGGGGGACGCTGAATTTCGTGAAGAGCAGGCTGGGAAAATAG
- a CDS encoding mechanosensitive ion channel family protein, giving the protein MEAIEQIFSGTFLGIGLGRYAIACGILLLALILKKVLAHVFTHIIFPLAEKTDSRYDDLFLQGLKKPAELLIVIGGLFVAVQVLQLPAEPVNVRRFAHALLKILVTFDVAWFVFNMVSLLEAYLGQWVSRTESTLDDHLLPFVRKSLRIFVIFLAVLMAIQNLGYSISGLLASLGIGGLAVALAAKDTLANVFGSIMIIVDRPFHIGENIRTGDIEGTVEEVGFRSTKIRTFDKSLISVPNSVITNMAINNLSRMTQRRIRFTVGVTYDTTPTQMRQAVELIRAMLAAHPAIDKENILVRFTEFGASSLDILVQCFTFTAALPEHLEIREDVCLKIMEILEGMGLEIAFPSRTVYLQGKETDRLPAPAGENI; this is encoded by the coding sequence ATGGAAGCGATCGAACAGATATTCAGCGGCACCTTTCTCGGCATTGGCCTCGGGCGTTACGCCATCGCCTGCGGCATCCTGCTTCTGGCCCTGATCCTGAAAAAGGTCCTGGCGCATGTCTTCACCCACATCATCTTCCCCCTGGCCGAAAAGACCGACAGCCGCTACGACGACCTCTTTCTTCAGGGCCTCAAGAAACCGGCCGAATTGCTGATCGTCATCGGCGGCCTTTTCGTCGCCGTGCAGGTCCTGCAGTTGCCGGCCGAACCGGTCAATGTCCGGCGCTTCGCCCACGCCCTGCTCAAGATACTGGTCACCTTCGACGTCGCCTGGTTCGTCTTCAACATGGTCTCGCTGCTCGAGGCCTACCTCGGCCAGTGGGTCAGCCGTACCGAGTCGACCCTCGACGATCACCTGCTGCCCTTCGTCCGCAAGAGCCTGCGGATCTTCGTCATCTTCCTGGCCGTGCTGATGGCCATCCAGAACCTCGGCTACTCCATTTCCGGCCTGCTCGCCTCCCTCGGCATCGGCGGCCTGGCGGTGGCCCTGGCGGCCAAGGATACCCTGGCCAACGTCTTCGGCTCGATCATGATCATCGTCGACCGCCCCTTCCACATCGGCGAGAACATCAGGACCGGAGATATCGAGGGAACGGTGGAGGAGGTCGGCTTCCGCTCGACCAAGATCCGCACCTTCGACAAGAGCCTGATCAGCGTCCCCAACAGCGTCATCACCAACATGGCGATCAACAACCTCAGCCGCATGACCCAGCGCCGCATCCGCTTCACCGTCGGCGTCACCTACGACACCACGCCGACCCAGATGCGCCAGGCGGTGGAACTCATCCGCGCCATGCTCGCGGCGCACCCCGCCATCGACAAGGAGAACATCCTCGTTCGCTTCACCGAGTTCGGGGCTTCCTCGCTGGACATTCTTGTCCAGTGCTTCACCTTCACCGCGGCACTCCCCGAGCACCTGGAAATACGCGAGGATGTCTGTCTGAAGATCATGGAGATTCTGGAAGGCATGGGGCTGGAGATCGCCTTTCCCAGCCGCACGGTTTACCTGCAGGGGAAAGAAACCGACAGGCTGCCGGCCCCGGCGGGGGAGAATATCTAG
- a CDS encoding serine hydrolase — translation MKRRLAFLGILVFLLAAWPAWSYPVDGEDYTGISRLEGYRRAQQRLLPKGARLPLKEVDLRLTDRRDLALPPSDPEFSRQILRLLGEEADRYAIAVLDLSDPDQPRYAEHRGEVNHNPGSVGKLVIALGVFQALADLYPDDIAARERVLRQTMVTADAFILSDHHKVPFWNPAEQRINSRPLQVGDRASLWACLDWMLSASSNAAASMVLKELLLLNHFGRDYPVGKTREEKFWRETGKRELSALLTRSLQDPVSHNGLDLDQLRQGGFFTWKGKQLVPGTSSRASPRMLMEYLVRLEQGRLVDEFSSREIKRLLYMTQRRIRYASSPALAEAAVYFKSGSLYRCKPEPGFVCRKYQGNVENLLNSVAIVEHPAGERRLHYLVVVMSNVLRKNSAVEHQSLATRVHRLIEVSRGDGR, via the coding sequence ATGAAACGGCGGCTGGCGTTCCTGGGAATTCTGGTGTTTTTGCTCGCCGCCTGGCCAGCATGGTCCTACCCGGTCGACGGGGAAGATTACACCGGCATTTCCCGTCTGGAAGGATACCGCCGCGCGCAGCAGCGGCTCCTGCCCAAGGGGGCGCGGCTCCCCCTGAAGGAAGTCGACCTGCGCCTGACGGACCGGCGGGATTTGGCGCTCCCCCCCAGCGACCCGGAATTCAGCCGCCAGATCCTCCGCCTGCTGGGGGAGGAGGCCGACCGCTACGCCATTGCCGTGCTCGACCTTTCCGACCCGGACCAGCCCCGCTATGCCGAGCATCGGGGGGAAGTCAACCACAATCCCGGCAGCGTCGGCAAGCTGGTCATTGCCCTGGGGGTTTTCCAGGCACTGGCCGACCTTTACCCGGATGACATCGCCGCCCGGGAACGGGTGCTCCGGCAGACGATGGTGACCGCCGACGCTTTTATCCTCTCCGATCATCACAAGGTCCCCTTCTGGAACCCTGCCGAGCAGCGCATCAACTCCCGGCCCCTGCAGGTCGGCGATCGGGCCAGCCTCTGGGCCTGTCTCGACTGGATGCTCTCGGCCAGTTCCAACGCGGCGGCGAGCATGGTGTTGAAGGAGCTGCTGCTGCTGAACCACTTTGGCCGGGACTATCCGGTCGGCAAGACCAGGGAAGAAAAGTTCTGGCGGGAAACGGGCAAGCGGGAGCTTTCCGCGCTCCTCACCCGCAGCCTGCAGGATCCCGTTTCCCACAACGGCCTGGACCTCGACCAACTGCGGCAGGGAGGCTTCTTTACCTGGAAGGGGAAACAACTGGTCCCCGGAACCAGCAGCCGCGCCTCGCCGAGGATGCTGATGGAGTATCTGGTGCGGCTGGAGCAGGGGAGGCTGGTGGACGAGTTCTCCAGCCGCGAAATCAAGCGGCTGCTCTACATGACCCAGCGCCGGATCCGTTATGCCTCAAGTCCGGCGCTGGCCGAGGCGGCAGTCTACTTCAAGTCGGGATCGTTGTACCGGTGCAAGCCGGAGCCGGGCTTCGTCTGCCGAAAATACCAGGGCAACGTCGAGAACCTGTTGAATTCGGTGGCGATCGTCGAACACCCCGCGGGCGAGCGGCGGCTGCATTATCTGGTGGTGGTGATGTCGAACGTGTTGAGGAAGAATTCGGCGGTGGAGCACCAGAGCCTGGCGACCCGGGTGCACCGCCTCATCGAGGTCAGCCGCGGGGACGGCAGATGA
- a CDS encoding PEP/pyruvate-binding domain-containing protein, whose product MTRILLSAFMAFLLCLGCTARVFGKSLPTLSHASAAPAGTPSAHPESLPPPEILRQWIAQMKEAPRGPFQRLRWFCKDGTIFPPQPYACQDHGGGVQHGEWSDRVKLLRSHGYRIANVLAAVDPASFRKDSDWLPTLKQMLLEQFLIEADDGWIYRQARYYPGALQTENENAYGRALLLDLLTDRRMHNENFLVMREAVRLLPHGRRGVPLIEMRQLARTIEDKDPNFTPLRVKLHVRPDSGDAGRVRTYAAGKGKPALAGEYYNLAAVIDEVYTSRNIVEGLHQAASRSRDAGLARSLKQAAALLAVELDPVRRFATVAAAMFEIRQTFSRPGSATRMLELLDLSLDLEQEAFQLGNQWLDRLAETDRRGRLDWLQGSSRVIYGMGLISRRELDALGESFRQLEAAPLAAGTYKAELDYLARISEWAENTLHFHFQQSIDHLATLDPLFERYIPDRLRGSPLVCLISVLDSLRLDAGRLVGIRHQVFGSPVSSGLRALNPGLARGTLRFYRPEAGWEREAIYLLPETLAELPPLAGMLTEGRGNALSHVQLLARNLGIPNVAVEHQLAAKLRSREGQPVVLAASPAGVVELAEDGRRWDQIFQGEQASADLLIHPDLAKLDLATRDFLPLRDLRAAASGRIVGPKAANLGELKSLYPDLVTEGLAIPFGLFRQHLEQPIEPGGPTAFQWMQEQYAALRRIEDPRARALGETGFLHSLREWIITSDPGRKFTGNLRAAMARTFGPEGSYGVFVRSDTNVEDLPGFSGAGLNLTVPHVVGFENVLRAILQVWASPFTERAYAWRQGHMEQPEQVYVSVLLMRSVPAEKSGVMVTADIETGNRDWVTVAVNEGVGGAVEGQRAEELLIDRRSGRVRLLAQAAEPLKRVLRPGGGVGKVPASGVESILSSEEIRTLVQMADSLPGRFPSQVDAGGKSAPADIEFGFVDNRFVLFQIRPFLESSRARRSLYLQRLDAQMEGAGARTVDLEEIPREGGS is encoded by the coding sequence ATGACCCGGATTCTGCTTTCAGCTTTCATGGCGTTTCTGCTCTGCCTCGGGTGTACGGCAAGGGTTTTCGGGAAAAGCCTGCCGACCCTGAGTCACGCCTCGGCCGCTCCGGCCGGGACGCCCTCCGCCCATCCCGAATCCCTGCCCCCTCCCGAGATTCTGCGTCAGTGGATCGCCCAGATGAAAGAGGCCCCACGGGGCCCTTTCCAGCGCCTCCGCTGGTTCTGTAAGGATGGCACCATTTTCCCCCCCCAACCCTACGCCTGCCAGGATCACGGCGGGGGGGTACAGCACGGCGAATGGAGCGATCGGGTCAAGCTGCTGCGCTCCCACGGGTACCGGATCGCCAATGTGCTTGCCGCTGTCGATCCGGCCTCTTTCAGGAAAGACTCCGATTGGCTGCCGACCCTCAAGCAGATGCTTCTCGAGCAGTTTCTCATCGAAGCCGACGACGGCTGGATCTATCGTCAGGCCCGTTATTACCCGGGGGCTCTCCAGACCGAAAATGAAAATGCTTACGGGCGGGCGCTGCTTCTGGATCTGTTGACCGACCGCCGCATGCACAACGAAAATTTCCTGGTGATGCGGGAGGCTGTGCGCCTGCTTCCGCACGGTCGTCGGGGAGTCCCCCTCATAGAGATGCGTCAATTGGCCCGGACCATCGAGGACAAGGATCCGAATTTCACCCCATTGCGGGTCAAACTCCATGTCCGTCCCGATTCGGGGGACGCCGGCCGCGTCCGGACTTATGCCGCCGGCAAGGGGAAGCCCGCTCTGGCCGGGGAGTACTATAATCTGGCCGCGGTCATCGACGAGGTCTACACCTCCCGGAATATCGTGGAGGGGTTGCACCAGGCGGCTTCCCGGAGTAGAGACGCCGGTCTGGCCCGGTCGCTCAAACAGGCTGCGGCTTTGCTGGCGGTGGAGCTGGACCCGGTCCGCCGTTTTGCCACGGTCGCCGCGGCAATGTTCGAAATTCGCCAGACCTTTTCCCGGCCCGGCAGCGCCACGCGGATGCTGGAGCTGCTGGATCTCAGCCTCGATCTCGAGCAGGAAGCCTTCCAGCTCGGCAACCAGTGGCTCGACCGCCTGGCCGAGACCGACCGCCGGGGGCGCCTGGACTGGCTGCAGGGCAGTTCCCGGGTCATTTACGGGATGGGCCTGATTTCCCGGCGGGAGCTCGACGCGCTGGGGGAGAGTTTCCGCCAGCTTGAAGCCGCCCCGCTGGCGGCCGGCACCTATAAGGCCGAACTCGATTATCTGGCACGAATCTCCGAATGGGCAGAGAATACCCTGCATTTTCACTTCCAGCAGTCGATCGACCATCTGGCCACCCTCGATCCGCTGTTCGAGCGGTATATCCCCGACCGGCTCCGGGGCAGCCCTCTGGTCTGCCTGATCAGCGTGCTCGACAGCCTGAGGCTGGATGCCGGCAGGCTGGTCGGCATCCGTCACCAGGTGTTCGGTTCCCCGGTGAGCAGCGGGCTGCGCGCCCTCAACCCCGGGCTGGCCCGCGGCACACTGCGCTTCTATCGCCCGGAGGCCGGGTGGGAGCGGGAGGCGATCTACCTGCTGCCGGAAACCCTGGCCGAGCTTCCCCCGCTGGCGGGCATGCTGACCGAGGGGAGAGGCAATGCCCTCTCCCACGTGCAACTGCTGGCCCGCAACCTGGGGATTCCCAATGTCGCCGTCGAGCACCAGCTGGCGGCGAAGCTGAGGTCCCGGGAGGGGCAGCCGGTGGTCCTGGCGGCCAGCCCCGCCGGGGTGGTCGAACTGGCCGAAGACGGCCGCCGCTGGGATCAAATCTTTCAGGGTGAACAAGCCTCCGCCGATCTGCTCATCCATCCCGACCTGGCAAAGCTCGATCTGGCCACCCGCGATTTTCTCCCGCTGCGGGACCTCCGGGCGGCCGCTTCGGGGCGGATCGTCGGGCCCAAGGCGGCCAATCTCGGCGAGCTGAAAAGCCTCTACCCCGACCTGGTGACCGAGGGCCTGGCCATCCCCTTCGGGCTTTTCCGCCAGCATCTGGAGCAGCCCATCGAGCCCGGCGGCCCGACAGCGTTCCAGTGGATGCAGGAGCAATACGCGGCGCTCCGGCGGATCGAGGACCCCCGGGCTCGAGCCTTGGGGGAGACGGGTTTTCTCCATAGTCTGCGGGAGTGGATCATCACCAGCGATCCGGGCCGGAAATTCACCGGCAACCTGCGGGCGGCCATGGCCCGAACCTTCGGGCCGGAGGGGAGCTACGGCGTTTTCGTCCGCAGCGACACCAACGTGGAAGACCTGCCGGGGTTCTCCGGAGCCGGCCTGAATCTGACCGTGCCGCACGTGGTCGGCTTCGAAAACGTCCTGCGGGCCATCCTCCAGGTGTGGGCCTCCCCCTTCACCGAGCGGGCCTACGCCTGGCGTCAGGGACATATGGAGCAGCCCGAGCAGGTCTACGTATCGGTTCTGCTGATGCGAAGCGTTCCGGCGGAAAAGTCGGGGGTCATGGTCACTGCCGACATCGAGACGGGGAATCGGGACTGGGTGACCGTGGCGGTGAACGAGGGGGTGGGCGGCGCCGTAGAGGGGCAGCGGGCCGAGGAACTCCTGATCGACCGGCGCAGCGGCCGGGTCCGTCTGCTGGCCCAGGCTGCCGAACCGCTCAAACGGGTTCTGCGTCCCGGGGGCGGCGTCGGCAAGGTCCCCGCCAGCGGGGTGGAGAGCATTTTATCCAGCGAGGAAATCCGGACCCTGGTACAGATGGCCGACAGTCTCCCCGGGCGTTTCCCGAGCCAGGTCGATGCCGGCGGAAAATCGGCGCCGGCGGACATCGAATTCGGTTTTGTCGACAACCGCTTCGTCCTGTTCCAGATCCGCCCCTTCCTGGAAAGTTCCCGGGCCCGCCGCAGCCTTTATCTGCAGCGGCTCGACGCGCAGATGGAAGGAGCCGGCGCCCGCACCGTCGATCTGGAAGAAATTCCCCGGGAGGGCGGGTCATGA
- a CDS encoding Npt1/Npt2 family nucleotide transporter: MQPIDLKKEPEKGAARESNLRTLQVRACFLFLNFLLIIMALYQLKPASRSLFIQFLGADQLPYVWIGTAVVMGALITWYHRLVERHARVRVVFGSCLLFGALLVLFRLLFNRPHPATAIAFYIFVDILSVVLVEQFWSLTNSIYSTREGKAWYGFIGTGGLLGGVLGGGAGVLLLKYTPLQTPDLLLVAAGSILLIMALTWVMGRLGIYREVAKRGRPTRFEGGWRALQQNRYLLLIAGILLLAQLVDPIVEYQFLKTVEVHYAELEARTTFLSGFFGVLGMVAIAVNLGLTPLVHRYLGVIAGLLIQPLALGACSLGFFANPTLLFGAAAKISDRGLSYSINRASKELLYVPTDSVLIYQAKAWIDMFGYRLFKIFGSFVILIFTRWLPFSVEVPQLSWFTVGICVLWVVLIVALRRDYVKFA, encoded by the coding sequence ATGCAACCAATTGATTTGAAAAAAGAGCCGGAGAAGGGTGCCGCCCGGGAGTCTAATCTCCGCACCTTGCAGGTAAGGGCCTGTTTTCTTTTCCTGAATTTCCTGCTGATCATCATGGCCCTTTATCAGCTGAAGCCGGCCAGTCGCTCGCTGTTCATCCAGTTTCTGGGCGCGGACCAGCTTCCCTACGTCTGGATCGGGACGGCTGTGGTCATGGGGGCACTGATTACCTGGTACCATCGGCTGGTCGAGCGGCATGCGCGGGTGCGGGTGGTCTTCGGCAGCTGTCTTCTGTTCGGCGCGCTGCTGGTTCTTTTCCGGCTGCTCTTCAACCGCCCGCATCCGGCGACGGCCATCGCCTTTTACATTTTTGTCGACATCCTCAGCGTGGTCCTGGTAGAGCAGTTCTGGAGCCTGACCAACTCCATCTACAGCACGCGGGAAGGCAAGGCCTGGTACGGTTTCATCGGCACCGGTGGCCTTTTGGGAGGCGTGCTCGGTGGCGGCGCCGGGGTCCTGCTTCTCAAATATACCCCGTTGCAGACGCCGGATCTGCTCCTCGTGGCTGCCGGCAGTATCCTGCTCATTATGGCGCTAACCTGGGTAATGGGACGGCTCGGGATCTATCGCGAAGTGGCTAAGCGGGGGCGCCCCACCCGCTTCGAAGGAGGCTGGCGGGCGTTGCAGCAGAACCGTTACCTGCTGCTGATCGCCGGCATCCTGCTGCTCGCCCAGCTGGTCGACCCCATCGTGGAATACCAGTTCCTGAAAACGGTCGAAGTCCATTATGCCGAACTGGAGGCGCGCACCACCTTTCTCTCGGGTTTTTTCGGTGTCCTCGGCATGGTTGCCATCGCCGTCAACCTTGGCCTTACCCCCCTGGTGCATCGCTATCTTGGCGTGATTGCCGGTCTGTTGATCCAGCCGCTGGCGTTGGGCGCCTGCTCTTTGGGTTTCTTCGCCAACCCCACCCTGCTTTTCGGGGCGGCAGCCAAGATCAGCGACCGGGGGCTCTCCTATTCCATCAATCGGGCCTCCAAGGAACTGCTCTACGTCCCTACCGACTCGGTGCTGATCTACCAGGCCAAAGCCTGGATCGATATGTTCGGTTACCGCCTGTTCAAGATCTTCGGGTCCTTTGTCATTCTCATCTTCACCCGGTGGCTTCCCTTTTCCGTCGAGGTTCCCCAGCTCAGCTGGTTCACCGTCGGCATCTGCGTTCTCTGGGTCGTGCTCATCGTGGCCCTTCGCCGGGACTACGTGAAGTTCGCCTGA